In Quercus robur chromosome 11, dhQueRobu3.1, whole genome shotgun sequence, the following proteins share a genomic window:
- the LOC126704788 gene encoding uncharacterized protein LOC126704788 — protein MDKAKEAIIKTFNENKERHSNIFKIIDERWECQLHQPLHAVGHFLNLEYFYFDLKIEKNEELYACIERLVPRIEIQVKIMFELSMYRKAEGLFGIPLVERPRKTRAPDKKIAEWWSLYGSLTLNLQQLAVKILSLTCSECGCECNWSVFEQIHTKRRNRLAQKRLNDLVFVKYNQKMKARYDKCDVIDPITLDDIDESNEWLLGEMGAESYMNVEDELVFDEDDDGLTWGVVARVVGVGEPKNYIPNKIKGKLKGLNITTKY, from the exons ATGGATAAGGCCAAAGAAGCtattataaaaacttttaatGAGAATAAAGAAAGgcattcaaatatttttaaaatcattgatGAGAGATGGGAATGTCAACTACATCAGCCTTTGCATGCAGTAGGTCATTTCTTGAATCTAGAGTATTTCTATTTCGATCTTAAGatagagaaaaatgaagaattgTATGCTTGTATAGAAAGACTAGTTCCAAGAATTGAAATTCAGGTCAAAATCATGTTTGAGCTATCCATGTATAGGAAAGCTGAAGGACTCTTTGGCATTCCATTGGTGGAAAGACCAAGAAAGACAAGGGCTCCGGATAAGAAA atagCTGAATGGTGGAGTCTGTATGGGAGCTTAACTCTGAATTTGCAACAATTAGCTGTAAAAATCTTGAGTTTGACTTGTAGTGAATGTGGTTGTGAGTGTAATTGGAGTGTATTTGAACAG ATTCACACAAAAAGAAGGAATAGACTTGCACAAAAACGACTAAATGATTTAGTCTTTGTGAAGTATAATCAAAAGATGAAGGCACGATATGATAAGTGTGATGTTATTGATCCTATCACCTTAGATGATATAGATGAAAGTAATGAATGGCTATTGGGGGAAATGGGTGCTGAATCATATATGAATGTTGAAGATGAGTTGGTTTTTGATGAGGACGATGATGGTTTGACATGGGGTGTAGTGGCAAGAGTTGTTGGTGTTGGAGAACCAAAGAACTATATTCCAAACAAAATCAAGGGCAAGCTCAAAGGCCTCAACATCACAACCAAATATTGA